From the Kiritimatiellaceae bacterium genome, one window contains:
- a CDS encoding MFS transporter, with amino-acid sequence MTKPKPKDENPLISIMLNVVIPVVILTYLSKDKYLGPVWGLVVALILPIGYGIHTLVKERRADFVSIIGIISVLLTGVFGILKLPPQWIAVKEAAIPLIIGLAIIISLKTPYPLIKKILMSEKLFNVPLLHEKLREQGNEAKFEKRLVGLTWGFASSMFLSSALNYTLAKIILKSEPGSEAFAAEIGKMTGLSYIVVMLPSMTVMILVLMALIKTLTHLTGLKLDDLLAAHLQEASSSEK; translated from the coding sequence ATGACCAAACCAAAACCCAAAGACGAAAATCCGCTGATCAGCATTATGCTGAATGTCGTCATCCCCGTCGTCATTCTGACGTATCTGAGCAAAGATAAATATCTGGGGCCGGTCTGGGGTCTGGTGGTCGCACTGATCCTCCCGATCGGCTACGGAATTCATACGCTGGTCAAGGAGCGGCGCGCCGATTTTGTTTCAATCATCGGTATCATCAGCGTTCTGCTGACCGGCGTGTTTGGCATCCTGAAACTTCCGCCGCAGTGGATCGCCGTCAAAGAGGCGGCGATTCCGCTGATTATCGGACTGGCGATTATCATTTCCCTGAAGACACCCTACCCGCTCATCAAAAAAATCCTGATGAGCGAAAAGCTTTTCAATGTGCCGCTGCTCCACGAAAAGCTGCGCGAGCAAGGCAACGAGGCGAAATTTGAAAAGCGGCTGGTCGGCCTGACCTGGGGATTCGCTTCGTCCATGTTCCTTTCGTCGGCGCTCAACTACACGCTGGCAAAAATTATCCTGAAGAGCGAGCCGGGCAGCGAAGCCTTTGCCGCTGAAATCGGCAAAATGACCGGGCTGAGTTATATCGTCGTCATGCTGCCCAGCATGACCGTGATGATTCTTGTGCTGATGGCGCTGATCAAAACGCTCACGCACCTGACCGGGCTGAAACTCGACGACCTGCTCGCCGCACACCTGCAAGAAGCTTCATCATCAGAAAAATAA
- a CDS encoding arylsulfatase has protein sequence MKNSSSCFALALALANSVAAQSTDPKQESKKPNILLIMADDMGYSDLGCYGSEIQTPNLDRLARQGLRFTGFTNHAKCGPSRTALITGNTMRTEGGRRDINLIKELNQAGYRTYMTGKTHGFSRGGTRRSAVMDYGAGSFWDLSSTSTGAKTTPGHLTLNGKIVPDLAALHPNFYATDIWTDYAIQFLEEDKADPAPFFLYVAYNAPHYPMHAKPADIAKYRGKYKEAGWDKLREQRHDRLLKLGILPPGTPLAPPDPTVPAWDSLSDAQKDEQDLRMATYAAMIDCMDQNIGRLLAEIEATGRRDNTLVLFLSDNGGASALHKELGKPGPQGSWTYVGKPWAHLSNAPWRAYKTEHFMGGLRTPLIANWPAVIRPETMDRNFGSIVDVTATVLDLAGRPAPAILGKSLAPAFYGKPRDLHTEFNWAWNRNKAALKGDWKLVSVKDDPWQLFNLASDPVELCDLAAQHPEKVAELRQQWIDWDANVTFEVEPQGSGKIIP, from the coding sequence ATGAAAAATTCATCTTCCTGCTTCGCCCTCGCCCTCGCGCTCGCCAACTCAGTTGCCGCCCAGAGTACCGACCCAAAACAAGAATCAAAGAAACCGAACATCCTTCTCATCATGGCCGATGATATGGGCTATTCCGACCTCGGTTGCTACGGCTCCGAAATCCAGACCCCCAATCTGGATCGTCTCGCCCGGCAGGGGCTCCGCTTTACCGGCTTCACCAACCACGCCAAATGCGGTCCTTCCCGCACCGCCCTGATCACCGGCAACACCATGCGGACCGAAGGAGGCCGGCGCGATATCAATTTGATCAAGGAGCTCAATCAGGCTGGCTACCGAACCTATATGACCGGCAAAACCCACGGGTTCTCCCGCGGCGGAACCCGGCGCAGTGCTGTAATGGATTACGGCGCAGGCAGTTTCTGGGATCTCAGCAGCACCAGCACAGGAGCCAAAACAACCCCCGGACATCTTACGCTCAACGGAAAAATCGTTCCCGATCTGGCCGCCCTGCATCCGAACTTTTACGCCACAGATATCTGGACCGACTACGCGATCCAGTTTCTCGAGGAAGACAAAGCCGATCCTGCACCGTTCTTCCTCTACGTTGCCTATAATGCGCCCCATTATCCGATGCACGCCAAGCCTGCCGACATCGCGAAATACCGCGGAAAATATAAAGAAGCCGGATGGGATAAACTCCGCGAGCAGCGGCACGACCGCCTGCTGAAACTTGGAATTCTTCCTCCCGGCACTCCGCTGGCGCCGCCGGATCCCACCGTGCCTGCATGGGATTCGCTCTCCGATGCTCAGAAAGATGAGCAGGATCTGCGCATGGCCACCTACGCCGCCATGATTGACTGCATGGATCAGAATATCGGCCGCCTGCTGGCTGAAATTGAAGCAACGGGTCGCCGCGACAATACTCTGGTTCTTTTCCTTTCGGATAATGGAGGCGCCAGCGCTCTGCACAAGGAACTCGGAAAACCAGGCCCGCAAGGCAGCTGGACTTACGTTGGCAAACCGTGGGCGCATCTTTCAAACGCGCCTTGGCGTGCTTATAAAACAGAGCATTTCATGGGAGGCCTTCGCACTCCGCTCATCGCCAACTGGCCCGCCGTTATTCGTCCGGAAACGATGGATCGCAACTTTGGAAGCATTGTGGATGTCACCGCCACGGTTCTTGATCTCGCAGGCCGCCCCGCGCCTGCCATTCTCGGAAAATCGCTCGCCCCTGCCTTCTACGGCAAACCGCGCGACCTTCACACTGAGTTCAACTGGGCCTGGAATCGCAACAAAGCGGCGCTGAAAGGCGACTGGAAACTCGTCAGCGTTAAGGACGATCCGTGGCAACTCTTCAATCTGGCCAGTGACCCGGTCGAACTCTGCGACCTTGCGGCCCAGCATCCGGAAAAGGTGGCGGAACTCCGTCAGCAATGGATCGACTGGGACGCCAACGTCACGTTTGAAGTTGAGCCGCAGGGAAGCGGAAAAATTATTCCGTAA
- a CDS encoding YihY/virulence factor BrkB family protein → MNSKPAGLVGKTQQFINQDIWELEPDSFSKARRAGLKFLRVCTLVFKGFKEDKCPIHASSLTFTTVMAMVPLLVILFAIAKGFGFEQVSGMLLEKTADMPAAFQDAVKTILTTVGSASAGALGGAGVVFFMWAAIKMLSGIEDTFNIVWGIKTPRAFIEKVRNYIVILVVAPILMIVANAGLPVIMGFAGKLTWMGPLVTFALQIIPVLVMALTFSFVYIMMPNTKVKFSYAFTGAFVSAVLTVLFQFAIIKLGVLATNANKTYGTLAAIPLFLSWVQISWQIMLLGAEVAFSIQNAGTYARERLAVNPSARSRLCLAFALMKKITAAFETGTGPFDVIAYGTANRVPVRLINDVISILAKNGLVAEAADRQGCYTLLRDPADVSARAIADAILNEGADPNELGMKDDFPMFGKITNASFQTLEKEVLKNF, encoded by the coding sequence ATGAACAGCAAACCAGCCGGACTCGTCGGAAAAACACAGCAGTTTATTAATCAGGACATCTGGGAACTCGAACCGGACTCCTTTTCAAAAGCCCGCCGCGCCGGACTGAAATTCCTGCGCGTCTGCACGCTGGTCTTCAAAGGATTCAAAGAAGACAAATGCCCGATCCACGCCTCATCCCTGACGTTTACCACGGTCATGGCGATGGTTCCGCTGCTCGTCATCCTTTTCGCCATCGCCAAAGGCTTCGGCTTTGAACAGGTCAGCGGGATGCTGTTAGAAAAAACAGCCGACATGCCTGCGGCCTTTCAGGACGCGGTCAAAACCATTCTCACAACCGTCGGCTCTGCCAGCGCCGGAGCTCTTGGCGGTGCCGGGGTGGTGTTTTTTATGTGGGCCGCCATCAAAATGCTCAGCGGTATTGAGGATACCTTCAACATCGTATGGGGCATAAAAACTCCGCGCGCTTTCATCGAAAAAGTGCGCAACTACATCGTCATTCTGGTTGTTGCACCGATCCTGATGATCGTCGCCAACGCCGGACTTCCCGTCATCATGGGCTTTGCCGGAAAACTGACCTGGATGGGCCCGTTAGTGACATTCGCGCTGCAAATTATTCCGGTATTGGTCATGGCGCTCACTTTCTCCTTCGTTTACATCATGATGCCCAACACCAAAGTTAAATTTTCTTACGCCTTCACCGGCGCATTCGTCAGCGCCGTGCTCACCGTTCTATTCCAATTCGCCATCATTAAACTGGGAGTGCTGGCAACGAACGCCAACAAAACCTACGGGACACTGGCCGCTATTCCGCTGTTCCTCTCCTGGGTGCAAATCAGCTGGCAGATCATGCTGCTCGGCGCGGAAGTCGCCTTTTCCATACAGAACGCCGGGACGTACGCCCGGGAACGCCTCGCCGTCAACCCGAGCGCCCGCTCACGCCTCTGTCTCGCCTTCGCCCTCATGAAAAAAATCACCGCCGCCTTTGAAACCGGCACCGGCCCGTTCGATGTCATCGCCTACGGAACCGCCAACCGCGTTCCTGTCCGGCTCATCAACGACGTCATTTCCATTCTGGCGAAAAACGGACTCGTCGCCGAAGCCGCCGACCGGCAGGGCTGTTATACTCTGCTCCGCGATCCCGCCGACGTTTCCGCCCGCGCCATTGCCGATGCCATTCTCAACGAAGGGGCCGACCCGAACGAGCTCGGTATGAAAGACGACTTCCCCATGTTCGGGAAAATCACAAACGCCAGTTTCCAAACATTGGAAAAAGAGGTTCTCAAGAACTTCTAA
- a CDS encoding ATP-dependent helicase yields the protein MNFREELNEEQYAAVTAPDGPSLVIAAAGTGKTRTLVYRVAWLIEKGVDPNRILLLTFTNKAAREMLDRAHDITGGGVSGMLGGTFHHLANRLLRQHAREIGFGNDYTILDSDDAKKLMKSCVDELELDDEHFPKPQVLLSLYGLASGSQKPLNELAYDWFSEAPIDIGNVLKLRDHYEKRKKELNVMDFDDLLLYALKLFQTSDYVRNLYQERFQYVLVDEYQDTNTIQAEWVHLLAGKHKNLMVVGDDFQSIYSWRGADYHNFLSFPKRYPETQVYKLEVNYRSTPEILDVANACIKGNPLQFQKELRAVRESIAEPTLALLRDGDEQARYVIAKIEELKRKGTKLSDIAVLYRSHFHAMELQMALTHARFPFQVTSGIRFFEQAHVKDACTVLRLLENPADELAFKRLMEMFPKLGPKTADKIWQKLGKRFEARKPEAHLQLRNALPAAAVSIWKEIQPVFLAYETESLSEDPGELIYRFNKAFYGEYLVETFDNAKHRQEDLDSLIDFTARFESCSAFLSEMALLTNLDAEAETAPSGQDGVRLSTVHQAKGLEWKAVFVIWLNEGLFPSSKSVEQVGGESEERRLFYVAITRAEDRLFLCAPQVRRKHDGGVIFYEPSQFIREIPPHLLKQDGGFF from the coding sequence ATGAATTTCCGTGAAGAGTTAAACGAAGAGCAGTACGCCGCCGTGACCGCGCCGGACGGGCCGTCGCTCGTGATCGCCGCCGCCGGTACCGGCAAAACCCGCACGCTGGTTTACCGCGTCGCGTGGCTGATTGAAAAAGGCGTCGATCCGAACCGTATTCTGCTGCTCACCTTCACCAACAAAGCCGCCCGCGAAATGCTCGACCGCGCCCACGACATCACCGGCGGCGGAGTCAGCGGAATGCTCGGCGGAACATTTCACCATCTCGCCAACCGGCTTCTTCGTCAGCATGCCCGCGAAATCGGCTTCGGCAACGACTACACCATTCTCGATTCCGACGACGCCAAGAAGCTGATGAAGTCCTGCGTCGACGAACTGGAGCTGGACGACGAACACTTTCCGAAGCCGCAGGTTCTGCTTAGTCTCTACGGCCTCGCCTCCGGCTCGCAAAAGCCGCTCAATGAGCTGGCCTACGACTGGTTCAGCGAAGCCCCGATCGACATCGGCAATGTGCTCAAGCTCCGCGACCATTACGAGAAGCGCAAAAAAGAGCTCAACGTAATGGATTTCGATGATCTGCTGCTTTACGCGTTGAAACTTTTCCAGACCTCGGACTATGTTCGCAATCTGTATCAGGAACGGTTCCAGTACGTGCTGGTCGATGAATATCAGGACACCAACACCATTCAGGCCGAATGGGTTCACCTGCTCGCCGGTAAACATAAAAACCTGATGGTGGTTGGCGACGACTTCCAAAGCATCTATTCGTGGCGTGGCGCGGACTACCACAACTTTCTTTCGTTCCCGAAGCGCTATCCGGAAACTCAGGTTTACAAACTCGAAGTCAACTACCGCAGCACGCCGGAAATTCTCGACGTCGCCAACGCCTGCATCAAAGGCAATCCGCTCCAGTTTCAGAAAGAACTGCGCGCCGTCCGCGAAAGTATCGCCGAGCCGACGCTCGCCCTGCTCCGCGACGGCGACGAACAGGCGCGCTACGTCATTGCCAAAATCGAAGAGCTGAAACGCAAGGGCACGAAGCTTTCCGACATCGCCGTCCTTTACCGCTCGCACTTCCACGCCATGGAGCTGCAAATGGCGCTGACTCACGCCCGCTTTCCGTTCCAGGTCACTTCCGGCATCCGCTTCTTCGAACAGGCGCACGTCAAAGACGCCTGCACCGTTCTGCGCCTGCTGGAAAATCCGGCGGACGAACTGGCCTTCAAACGACTGATGGAAATGTTTCCGAAGCTCGGGCCGAAAACCGCCGATAAAATCTGGCAGAAACTCGGCAAGCGCTTTGAAGCGCGTAAACCGGAAGCGCATCTGCAATTGCGCAACGCTTTGCCCGCCGCCGCCGTTTCAATCTGGAAAGAAATCCAGCCGGTCTTTCTCGCCTACGAAACCGAATCGCTCAGCGAAGATCCCGGCGAACTCATCTACCGCTTCAACAAAGCATTTTACGGCGAGTATCTCGTCGAAACCTTCGACAACGCCAAGCACCGGCAGGAAGACCTCGATAGCCTGATCGACTTCACCGCCCGCTTCGAATCCTGCTCCGCCTTCCTCAGCGAAATGGCGCTGCTGACCAATCTCGACGCCGAAGCCGAAACTGCACCGTCCGGACAAGACGGTGTACGACTCAGCACCGTCCATCAGGCCAAAGGTCTGGAGTGGAAAGCCGTCTTCGTCATCTGGCTGAACGAAGGACTCTTTCCCAGCTCCAAGTCCGTCGAACAAGTCGGCGGAGAATCCGAAGAACGCCGGCTCTTCTACGTCGCCATCACGCGCGCCGAAGACCGGCTGTTCCTCTGCGCTCCGCAAGTCCGCCGCAAACACGATGGCGGCGTCATCTTCTACGAGCCCTCGCAGTTCATCCGCGAAATCCCGCCGCACCTCCTGAAACAGGACGGCGGATTTTTTTAG
- a CDS encoding alpha/beta hydrolase, which produces MKTSFFLRLIPVLLCGSLRAAEYVTVPDGVEKALQAANTPAEWAKLMPEAKQYIYKQVGDLAMPLYVFPAKPQANRKPAVLVLMAGGAFRDGKPSYYRHALEYSARGITVVTPKYRGTDADKAQVIDCYRDGRDAVIWVRDHADEIGVDRDRIVVGGSSAGSLIALALATLDFLHEEVGNRKAVPDALLLYDIASGGAMTAPVEGDPILGPEPARFWNWYTKERFGMDPVLLSPFHHLNDKLPPACLFLGGKENMRQQYGAWLLYSTATGKGASWDMHFVAKMPHAAMVNSAAWAPEVYRTVVNTTTLFLRRYDFLPKE; this is translated from the coding sequence ATGAAAACTTCCTTTTTTCTCCGGCTGATCCCTGTCCTTCTGTGCGGCTCACTGCGCGCCGCTGAATACGTCACGGTTCCGGACGGCGTCGAGAAGGCGCTGCAGGCCGCGAACACTCCGGCCGAATGGGCCAAGCTGATGCCTGAGGCCAAACAGTACATTTACAAGCAGGTCGGCGACCTCGCCATGCCGCTGTACGTTTTCCCCGCCAAACCGCAGGCAAACCGAAAACCCGCCGTGCTGGTGCTGATGGCTGGCGGCGCGTTCCGCGACGGGAAACCTTCATATTACCGCCATGCGCTGGAATATTCCGCACGCGGAATCACCGTGGTGACGCCGAAGTACCGGGGCACCGACGCGGATAAAGCGCAAGTGATAGACTGCTACCGCGACGGACGGGACGCGGTGATCTGGGTGCGGGATCACGCCGACGAGATCGGCGTGGATCGCGACCGGATCGTGGTCGGCGGTTCTTCCGCCGGATCGCTGATTGCGCTCGCACTGGCCACGCTCGATTTTCTGCACGAGGAAGTCGGCAATCGCAAAGCGGTGCCCGACGCTCTGCTACTTTACGATATCGCCAGCGGCGGCGCGATGACCGCTCCGGTCGAAGGCGATCCGATACTCGGCCCGGAACCGGCCCGCTTCTGGAACTGGTACACCAAGGAACGGTTCGGCATGGATCCGGTTCTGCTTTCGCCGTTTCACCACCTGAACGACAAACTGCCGCCCGCCTGTCTGTTCTTAGGCGGGAAAGAAAATATGCGCCAGCAGTACGGCGCGTGGCTTTTGTATTCCACCGCCACGGGAAAAGGCGCCAGCTGGGATATGCATTTCGTCGCAAAGATGCCGCACGCCGCCATGGTCAATTCGGCAGCCTGGGCGCCGGAGGTTTACCGGACGGTCGTGAACACCACCACCCTGTTCTTGCGCCGGTACGATTTTCTTCCCAAAGAATAA
- a CDS encoding YifB family Mg chelatase-like AAA ATPase, giving the protein MLAKVFSGAVFGVDAYTVEIEVNSGHGEPKTVIVGLPDIAVKESEHRVITALINSGFTPPQGRVTINLAPANIKKEGPSFDLPIALGMLAAENDIKPDLLDRACIIGELALSGAVRRVRGVLPIALAARAAGRKAIIVPEENAEEAAVVDGIKVFAVKNLREAADFLNMELTLKPHAVDLNKTFNTHNQYAADFEDVKGQEYAKRAIEVAVAGGHNLLMIGPPGTGKTMLAKRIPSILPPMTLEEALETTKIHSIAGKLDAHESLIATRPFHSPHHTVSDAGLLGGGTHPVPGAVSLAHNGVLFLDELPEFHRNALEVLRQPLEDGVVTIARAAASVTFPCRFMLVAAMNPTPDGYFPDDPRSTSTPLQVSRYQSKISGPLMDRIDIHIEVPSVDYQKLSGLEKGEPSASIRKRIVAARKIQQERYAKDRHVHSNAGMQPKHSRKYCRPSDDAAQLLKTAVSEMNFSARAYDRILKVARTIADLAGVEQIGTDHIAEAIQYRTLDRMG; this is encoded by the coding sequence ATGCTCGCCAAAGTTTTTTCGGGCGCCGTTTTCGGCGTCGATGCCTACACAGTGGAGATTGAGGTCAACAGCGGACACGGCGAGCCGAAGACGGTAATCGTCGGTCTGCCCGATATTGCGGTGAAAGAGAGCGAGCACCGCGTGATTACCGCGCTGATCAACTCCGGCTTCACGCCGCCGCAAGGGCGCGTGACGATCAATCTCGCTCCGGCCAATATCAAAAAGGAAGGGCCGAGTTTCGATCTGCCGATCGCGCTCGGCATGCTGGCGGCGGAAAACGACATTAAGCCCGACCTGCTCGACCGCGCCTGTATCATCGGCGAGCTGGCGCTTTCCGGCGCGGTGCGCCGTGTGCGCGGCGTTCTGCCGATTGCCCTCGCGGCCCGCGCCGCCGGGCGCAAAGCGATCATCGTGCCGGAGGAAAACGCCGAAGAAGCCGCCGTCGTGGATGGCATCAAAGTGTTCGCCGTAAAAAATCTGCGCGAGGCGGCGGATTTCCTGAATATGGAGCTGACGCTGAAGCCGCACGCCGTTGACTTGAACAAAACGTTTAATACGCACAATCAATACGCCGCCGACTTTGAAGACGTGAAAGGACAGGAATACGCCAAACGCGCGATCGAAGTCGCCGTCGCCGGAGGCCATAATCTGCTGATGATCGGGCCGCCGGGAACCGGCAAGACGATGCTGGCCAAACGGATTCCGTCCATCCTGCCGCCAATGACGCTCGAAGAGGCGTTGGAGACCACGAAGATTCACAGCATCGCCGGAAAGCTCGACGCGCATGAATCGCTGATTGCCACGCGCCCTTTCCATTCGCCGCATCACACGGTTTCCGACGCCGGACTGCTCGGCGGCGGAACCCATCCGGTTCCCGGCGCGGTGAGCCTCGCGCATAACGGAGTTCTCTTTCTCGACGAACTGCCGGAGTTTCACCGTAACGCGCTGGAAGTTTTGCGCCAGCCGCTCGAAGACGGCGTCGTCACCATCGCCCGCGCCGCGGCCAGCGTGACGTTTCCTTGTCGGTTCATGCTGGTGGCGGCGATGAATCCGACGCCCGACGGTTATTTTCCCGACGATCCGCGCTCTACTTCGACACCGCTGCAAGTCAGCCGGTATCAAAGTAAAATCTCCGGCCCGCTGATGGATCGTATCGACATTCACATCGAAGTGCCTTCCGTGGATTATCAGAAACTGTCCGGCCTTGAAAAAGGCGAGCCGTCGGCCTCCATCCGGAAGCGGATCGTTGCCGCGCGGAAAATTCAGCAGGAACGTTACGCCAAAGACCGGCATGTCCACAGTAACGCCGGAATGCAGCCGAAGCATTCGCGTAAATACTGCCGTCCGTCCGACGATGCGGCGCAACTGCTGAAAACTGCCGTGTCGGAAATGAATTTCAGCGCCCGCGCCTACGACCGGATTCTGAAAGTCGCCCGAACCATCGCCGACCTCGCCGGTGTAGAACAGATCGGCACCGACCATATTGCTGAAGCCATTCAGTACCGCACGCTGGACCGGATGGGATAG